In Bactrocera oleae isolate idBacOlea1 chromosome 3, idBacOlea1, whole genome shotgun sequence, a genomic segment contains:
- the LOC106616961 gene encoding fibrinogen-like protein A — translation MLRFAFIILLHCILFFQIRFCFAQDNESSKACGCICNSAVQVGVVEDNIVEDRSSEVKADIKKSESEKQPLNDNKTSEIEKPSPTKQGPVYTPSSCIEATAATSKSGVYKIQIPQLNLSSVDVYCDEDTDGGGWLVVQRRVSNAVDFYKSWNYYKMGFGDINESYWIGLEKLHTLTSSCEQEIGIILRKRNEKYTSYYAKYSKFLIGSESEEFVLKELGTYSGTAGDSLTFHLGMKFSTAYRDNDLDPKNCALYYRSGWWFKNCYLSNLNGDFLAIDKYGINWHTIGDLLPLQFSQMMIRPTQNCWRILVKNSITRGV, via the exons ATGTTGCGCTTTGCTTTCATTATTTTGTtgcattgtattttatttttccagATCAGATTTTGCTTCGCCCAGGATAATGAATCAAGTAAAGCGTGCGGTTGCATTTGCAATTCTGCAGTCCAAGTCGGTGTCGTTGAAGATAATATCGTTGAAGATCGCAGTAGTGAAGTTAAGGCCGACATTAAAAAGTCGGAAAGCGAAAAGCAACCCTTAAACGACAATAAAACTTCGGAAATCGAAAAGCCTTCACCTACGAAACA AGGACCAGTATACACACCGTCTAGTTGTATAGAAGCAACAGCTGCAACCTCTAAGAGTGGTGTTTACAAAATTCAGATACCACAGCTTAATCTCAGCAGCGTGGATGTGTATTGTGATGAGGACACTGATGGAGGCGGATGGTTGGTTGTTCAACGGCGTGTAAGTAACGCAGtggatttttataaaagttggAATTACTATAAAATGGGATTTGGCGACATAAACGAAAGCTATTGGATCGGTTTGGAAAAATTGCACACACTCACTAGTAGCTGTGAGCAGGAGATTGGtattatattaagaaaaagGAATGAAAAGTACACATCATACTATGCAAAATATTCAAAGTTTCTTATTGGTTCCGAGTCAGAGGAGTTTGTTTTGAAGGAATTGGGTACTTACAGCGGCACTGCTGGCGATTCCTTAACTTTTCATTTGGGAATGAAATTTTCAACGGCTTATCGTGATAATGATCTTGATCCAAAAAATTGTGCTCTATATTATAGAAGTGGTTGGTGGTTTAAAAACTGCTATCTTag CAACTTGAATGGAGACTTCCTTGCAATTGATAAATACGGTATAAACTGGCATACTATTGGAGACCTGTTACCTTTACAATTTTCGCAAATGATGATACGACCTACACAAAATTGTTGGAGAATATTAGTGAAAAATAGTATAACGCGAGGTGTTTAA